From one Pseudomonas sp. S35 genomic stretch:
- a CDS encoding DUF3144 domain-containing protein: MADATDQAFYDRADAHIELSNEQLKTFENLGQVSASMMFGTTRFNAWALARNFKSGAHMAEEREAMLKYCCDQYRMMLEDNLDDHIKNFEQYMQAK; the protein is encoded by the coding sequence ATGGCAGACGCTACCGACCAAGCCTTCTATGACCGCGCAGACGCGCATATCGAACTGTCGAACGAACAACTCAAAACCTTCGAAAACCTCGGCCAGGTCAGCGCGTCAATGATGTTCGGCACCACCCGCTTCAATGCCTGGGCCCTCGCGCGCAATTTCAAGTCCGGCGCGCACATGGCCGAGGAGCGTGAAGCGATGCTCAAGTATTGCTGTGATCAGTACCGGATGATGCTTGAGGACAATCTGGATGATCACATCAAAAATTTCGAGCAGTACATGCAGGCCAAGTAG
- a CDS encoding tRNA (adenine(22)-N(1))-methyltransferase TrmK has protein sequence MNEHTLSMRLERVAAQVPHGARLADIGSDHAYLPVALLRRGTIAAAVAGEVASTPFQAAERTVRDNGLQQQITVRLADGLAAIEASDAITAVSLCGMGGETIRDILEAGKAHLDGVERLILQPNGGEQPLRLWLMNNGYRIVSEELLHENRFYYEIIVAERAGPVSYTAEQLYFGPLQMQARSPVFLAKWQRALRLKHKTLAGFEQALQAVPEAKLQEISRQIRWITTLLA, from the coding sequence TTGAACGAACACACCTTGTCCATGCGCCTGGAACGCGTGGCCGCGCAGGTGCCGCACGGTGCGCGCCTGGCCGATATCGGCTCGGACCATGCCTACCTGCCGGTGGCGTTGTTGCGCCGTGGCACGATCGCGGCGGCGGTGGCGGGGGAGGTGGCGAGCACACCGTTCCAGGCGGCCGAACGCACCGTGCGTGACAATGGCCTGCAACAGCAGATCACCGTGCGGCTGGCCGATGGTTTAGCGGCCATCGAAGCGAGTGACGCTATCACTGCCGTCAGCCTCTGCGGCATGGGCGGCGAGACGATCCGCGACATCCTTGAAGCCGGCAAGGCTCATCTGGACGGCGTTGAACGCTTGATCCTGCAACCCAACGGCGGTGAGCAACCGCTACGCCTCTGGTTGATGAACAACGGCTATCGCATCGTCAGTGAAGAGCTGCTGCACGAAAACCGTTTTTACTATGAAATCATCGTTGCCGAGCGTGCTGGACCGGTGAGCTATACCGCCGAGCAGTTGTACTTCGGCCCGCTGCAAATGCAGGCCCGCAGCCCGGTGTTTTTAGCCAAGTGGCAGCGTGCGTTGCGCCTGAAGCACAAGACCCTGGCGGGTTTTGAGCAGGCGTTGCAGGCGGTGCCCGAGGCGAAGCTGCAAGAAATCAGCCGGCAGATCAGATGGATCACCACGCTGTTGGCTTGA
- a CDS encoding FadR/GntR family transcriptional regulator produces the protein MPSEAPTPVRRRSTNLAQGVVDALTQRILLGQLKPGEKLPSESTIVLEHGVSRTVVREALSKLQAAGLVETRHGIGTFVLAPHAQQGLRLHVDTVASVRNMLELRLGLEVQAVALAALRRSDAQLALMRAALDDYQACLANNDSCVEEDKRFHQLIAEATGNTFFTEIMLHLGNAMIPRTQVKSDERGGADFAKLGQLANLEHEAIFNAIKRQDPDAARAAMVLHLTNSRDRFSGE, from the coding sequence ATGCCCAGTGAAGCCCCAACTCCCGTGCGTAGACGCTCCACCAACCTGGCCCAGGGCGTGGTCGACGCCCTGACCCAGCGCATCCTGCTCGGGCAGTTGAAGCCGGGTGAGAAGCTACCGTCGGAATCCACCATCGTGCTGGAGCATGGCGTCAGCCGCACGGTGGTGCGTGAGGCACTGTCGAAGTTGCAGGCGGCTGGGTTGGTGGAGACGCGTCACGGCATCGGCACCTTTGTGCTGGCGCCACACGCCCAGCAAGGCTTGCGCCTGCATGTGGACACGGTCGCCAGCGTGCGCAACATGCTGGAACTGCGCCTGGGCCTGGAAGTACAAGCGGTGGCGCTGGCGGCACTGCGCAGGAGCGACGCGCAGTTGGCCCTCATGCGCGCCGCGCTGGACGACTATCAAGCCTGCCTCGCCAACAACGACAGCTGCGTGGAAGAGGACAAGCGCTTCCACCAGTTGATCGCCGAAGCCACCGGCAATACCTTCTTCACCGAAATCATGCTGCACCTGGGCAACGCGATGATTCCGCGCACCCAAGTCAAGAGCGACGAGCGTGGCGGCGCGGACTTTGCCAAACTCGGGCAGTTGGCGAACCTGGAGCACGAGGCGATTTTCAACGCGATCAAACGCCAGGACCCGGACGCCGCACGTGCCGCCATGGTGTTGCATCTGACCAACAGCCGGGATCGGTTTTCCGGGGAATGA
- a CDS encoding MFS transporter — protein sequence MNNSSHASAAPHSDPVLARAVRKVKSHVLPLFVIMFILNYIDRVNIGFVRTHMEHDLGIGAAAYGFGAGLFFIGYALFEVPSNMLLQKVGARIWLTRIMFTWGIVATMMAFIQNETHFYILRFLLGVAEAGFFPGVIYYFTRWLPGVERGKAIAIFLSGSAVASLISGPLSGVLLQIEGFGFHGWQWMFAIEGLASVVIGFFVWFWLDSKPHDAKWMTREEQDALVGAIDEEQRQREALTSVKPTIGKLLKDRQILLFCALYFCIQLTIYAATFWLPSIIKKMGDLSDVQVGFFNSIPWLISIIAMYAFASLSGKFKFQQAWVAAALLIAAAGMFMSTTGGPVFAFVAICFAAIGFKSASSLFWPIPQGYLDVRIAAAVIALINSIGNLGGFVAPTTFGFLEQTTGSIQGGLYGLAGTSVLAAILVFFAKTAPSAALTSPSVTPTGAALSKPL from the coding sequence GTGAACAATTCAAGCCATGCATCTGCCGCGCCACACAGTGATCCCGTCCTCGCACGCGCCGTACGCAAAGTGAAGAGCCACGTGCTCCCACTGTTCGTGATCATGTTCATCCTCAACTACATTGACCGGGTCAATATCGGCTTTGTGCGCACGCACATGGAGCACGACCTGGGCATCGGCGCAGCGGCCTACGGGTTCGGTGCCGGGCTGTTCTTCATCGGTTATGCCTTGTTCGAAGTGCCTTCCAACATGCTGCTGCAAAAGGTCGGCGCGCGTATCTGGCTGACGCGCATCATGTTCACCTGGGGCATCGTCGCGACGATGATGGCCTTCATCCAGAACGAAACCCACTTCTACATCCTGCGCTTTCTGCTGGGCGTGGCCGAAGCCGGGTTCTTCCCTGGGGTGATCTACTACTTCACCCGTTGGTTGCCGGGCGTTGAGCGCGGCAAGGCCATTGCGATTTTCCTCAGCGGCTCGGCGGTGGCCTCGCTGATCTCGGGCCCGCTGTCGGGTGTGTTGTTGCAGATCGAAGGCTTTGGCTTCCACGGCTGGCAATGGATGTTCGCCATCGAAGGCCTGGCCTCGGTGGTGATCGGCTTCTTTGTCTGGTTCTGGCTCGACTCCAAGCCCCACGACGCCAAATGGATGACCCGCGAAGAACAGGACGCGCTGGTCGGCGCCATCGACGAAGAACAACGCCAGCGTGAAGCGCTGACCAGCGTCAAACCGACCATCGGCAAGCTGCTCAAAGACCGCCAGATCCTGCTGTTCTGCGCGCTGTACTTCTGCATCCAGCTGACTATTTACGCGGCAACGTTCTGGCTGCCGAGCATCATCAAGAAGATGGGCGACTTGAGTGATGTGCAGGTGGGCTTCTTCAACTCGATCCCGTGGCTGATCTCGATCATCGCCATGTACGCCTTCGCGTCGCTGTCGGGCAAGTTCAAGTTCCAGCAAGCCTGGGTGGCGGCGGCGCTGTTGATTGCGGCGGCGGGCATGTTCATGTCCACCACCGGCGGGCCGGTATTTGCCTTTGTGGCGATCTGCTTTGCAGCCATCGGCTTCAAGTCGGCGTCGTCGCTGTTCTGGCCGATTCCCCAGGGCTATCTGGATGTGCGCATCGCCGCTGCCGTGATCGCGCTGATCAATTCCATCGGCAACCTGGGCGGCTTCGTTGCGCCGACCACGTTTGGCTTTTTGGAGCAGACCACCGGCTCGATCCAGGGCGGCCTCTACGGCCTGGCCGGCACCTCGGTGCTGGCAGCGATCCTGGTGTTCTTCGCCAAGACCGCGCCCTCTGCCGCATTGACTTCGCCCAGCGTGACGCCAACGGGCGCCGCCCTCAGCAAACCTCTTTGA
- the gudD gene encoding glucarate dehydratase, with product MTTPVVTHFQVIPVAGHDSMLLNLSGAHGPFFTRNIVILKDSSGNTGVGEVPGGERIRETLEDARSLVIGQPIGQYQRILNQMRRTFASRDSAGRGLQTFDLRITIHAVTAMEAALLDLLGQFLEVPVAALLGEGQQRDAVKMLGYLFYVGDRSATDLAYRNEADADDDWFRLRHETALTAEAVVRLAEAAKAKYGFNDFKLKGGVLSGDEEIEAVTALAERFPDARITLDPNGAWSLKEAIRLCRDQHHVLAYAEDPCGAENGYSGREVMAEFRRATGLKTATNMIATDWREMGHAIQLQSVDIPLADPHFWTLQGSVRVAQMCNDWGLTWGSHSNNHFDISLAMFTQVAAAAPGDITAIDTHWIWQDGQRLTKEPLKIEGGYVKVPAKPGLGVDIDMDALAKAHELYKGMGLGARDDSVAMQFLIPGWSFNNKQPCLVR from the coding sequence ATGACCACTCCCGTCGTTACCCACTTCCAGGTCATCCCCGTGGCCGGCCACGACAGCATGCTGCTCAACCTCAGCGGCGCCCACGGGCCATTTTTTACGCGCAACATCGTCATCCTCAAGGACAGCTCGGGCAACACCGGCGTCGGTGAAGTGCCGGGCGGCGAACGCATCCGCGAAACCCTGGAGGACGCGCGCAGCCTGGTGATCGGCCAACCCATCGGCCAGTACCAGCGCATCCTCAACCAGATGCGCCGCACCTTTGCCTCGCGGGATTCGGCCGGCCGTGGCCTGCAAACCTTTGACCTGCGCATCACCATCCACGCCGTCACCGCCATGGAAGCCGCCCTGCTCGACCTGCTGGGGCAGTTCCTCGAAGTGCCGGTGGCCGCCTTGCTCGGCGAAGGCCAGCAGCGCGACGCGGTGAAGATGCTCGGCTATCTGTTCTATGTGGGCGACCGCAGCGCCACCGACCTGGCCTATCGTAACGAAGCGGATGCCGACGACGATTGGTTCCGCCTGCGCCATGAAACAGCCCTGACGGCTGAAGCCGTGGTGCGCCTGGCCGAAGCCGCGAAGGCCAAATACGGCTTCAACGACTTCAAGCTCAAGGGTGGCGTCTTGAGCGGCGACGAAGAGATCGAAGCGGTCACCGCCCTGGCCGAACGCTTCCCCGATGCGCGCATCACCCTCGACCCGAACGGCGCCTGGTCACTGAAAGAAGCCATCCGCCTGTGCCGCGACCAGCACCACGTACTCGCCTACGCCGAAGACCCGTGCGGGGCCGAAAACGGCTACTCGGGCCGCGAAGTCATGGCCGAATTCCGCCGCGCCACGGGCCTCAAGACCGCCACCAACATGATCGCCACCGACTGGCGCGAAATGGGCCACGCGATCCAATTGCAATCCGTGGACATCCCCCTGGCCGACCCGCACTTCTGGACCCTGCAAGGCTCGGTACGCGTGGCGCAAATGTGCAACGACTGGGGCCTGACCTGGGGCTCGCACTCCAACAACCACTTCGATATTTCCCTGGCGATGTTCACTCAAGTGGCCGCTGCCGCACCGGGCGACATCACCGCCATCGACACCCACTGGATCTGGCAGGACGGCCAGCGTTTGACCAAAGAGCCGCTGAAGATCGAAGGCGGTTATGTGAAAGTACCGGCCAAGCCGGGCCTGGGCGTGGACATCGACATGGACGCCTTGGCCAAGGCCCACGAGCTGTACAAAGGCATGGGCCTTGGGGCGCGGGATGACAGCGTGGCGATGCAGTTCCTGATTCCGGGGTGGAGTTTCAACAACAAGCAGCCTTGCCTGGTGCGCTGA
- the msrA gene encoding peptide-methionine (S)-S-oxide reductase MsrA — protein sequence MTNPTETAILAGGCFWGMQDLLRRYPGVLHTRVGYTGGDVPNATYRNHGNHAEAIEVVFDPAVITYRQMLEFFFQIHDPSTSNRQGNDLGLSYRSAIYYLSEQQRDIAEDTAADVDASTLWPGRVVTEIEPAREFWEAEPEHQDYLERIPNGYTCHFIRPNWKLPKRA from the coding sequence ATGACCAACCCAACCGAAACCGCCATCCTCGCCGGCGGCTGCTTCTGGGGCATGCAAGACCTGTTGCGACGCTACCCCGGGGTGCTGCACACGCGAGTCGGCTACACCGGTGGCGATGTGCCGAACGCCACTTACCGCAATCATGGCAACCATGCCGAAGCGATTGAGGTGGTGTTTGACCCGGCGGTGATCACATACCGGCAGATGCTTGAGTTCTTTTTCCAGATCCATGACCCCAGCACGTCTAACCGGCAGGGTAATGATCTCGGGCTTAGCTATCGTTCGGCGATTTACTACCTGAGCGAGCAGCAAAGGGATATTGCCGAAGATACCGCGGCTGATGTAGATGCCTCCACGCTGTGGCCGGGGCGTGTGGTCACGGAAATTGAACCCGCCAGGGAGTTTTGGGAGGCGGAGCCGGAGCATCAGGATTATCTTGAGCGGATACCCAACGGGTATACCTGCCACTTCATACGGCCGAATTGGAAGTTGCCCAAACGAGCGTGA
- a CDS encoding ABATE domain-containing protein, protein MNPNSTAAGALFLADNLALDFINSEYGVGDQRHDCFTDDHSVMSWLTQAGLLPEQLDPKAPSGLLALARTLRASSRAVVNAAMTGVPVDLAVINQVLEAGRPVSRLEWAQENKAFRLATRPRDSSPASLLVPVAESLVGLVTNDKFEFVRQCEAHDCVLLFHDLSKSHRRRWCSMATCGNRMKVAAFRSRNKP, encoded by the coding sequence ATGAATCCGAACAGCACTGCCGCAGGCGCACTTTTTCTGGCCGACAACCTGGCCCTTGATTTCATCAACTCCGAGTACGGGGTGGGGGATCAGCGCCATGACTGCTTCACCGATGATCACAGCGTGATGAGCTGGCTGACCCAGGCGGGCCTGTTGCCCGAGCAGCTTGACCCGAAGGCGCCGAGTGGGTTGCTGGCCCTCGCTCGTACGCTTCGTGCGAGTTCAAGGGCGGTGGTGAATGCGGCAATGACAGGCGTTCCCGTCGATCTCGCGGTGATCAACCAGGTGCTTGAAGCGGGTCGCCCGGTGAGCAGGCTGGAATGGGCGCAGGAGAACAAGGCATTTCGGCTTGCCACGCGTCCTCGGGACAGCAGCCCGGCCAGCCTGCTTGTGCCGGTGGCCGAGTCGCTGGTGGGCTTGGTCACGAACGATAAGTTTGAATTCGTCCGCCAGTGCGAGGCCCACGACTGCGTGCTGCTGTTCCATGACCTGAGCAAATCACACCGCCGCCGCTGGTGCAGCATGGCGACCTGCGGCAACCGGATGAAGGTGGCGGCGTTTCGTTCCAGGAATAAACCTTGA
- a CDS encoding alpha/beta hydrolase: protein MTTSNATAAAGLTAALLISGAAHADNTVHYRYEQVGDVKVFYREAGDPSAPTVLLLHGFAASSFMFRELMPELADRYHVIAPDLPAFGFTEAPPRGEYAYTFSQLAKTIGQFTEQLKLDKYALMVHDYGAPVGWRMAVAHPERVTAIISQNGNAYEEGLGAGWAPIQRYWHAPTQQNRDALHDFPTPASIKWQYLEGVADKSSVSPDGYTLEGLQISRPGNADIQLDLVLDYASNVAMYPAFQSYFRQYQPPLLAVWGKNDPFFLPAGAEAWKRDIPKADIRFYDTGHFALETHGKAIIPVIRAFLDKNLQ, encoded by the coding sequence ATGACCACGTCCAACGCCACGGCCGCTGCCGGGCTCACCGCCGCCTTGCTGATCAGCGGCGCGGCCCATGCAGACAACACAGTGCATTACCGCTACGAGCAGGTCGGCGACGTAAAGGTGTTCTACCGCGAGGCGGGCGACCCCAGCGCGCCGACCGTGTTGCTGCTGCACGGCTTCGCCGCCTCATCCTTCATGTTCCGCGAACTCATGCCCGAGCTTGCCGACCGCTACCACGTCATCGCGCCGGACCTGCCGGCATTTGGCTTCACCGAAGCCCCGCCGCGCGGCGAATACGCCTACACCTTCAGCCAACTGGCGAAGACCATCGGCCAGTTCACCGAACAGCTCAAACTCGATAAATACGCACTGATGGTCCATGACTACGGCGCCCCCGTAGGCTGGCGCATGGCCGTTGCCCATCCGGAGCGAGTGACCGCGATCATTTCCCAAAACGGCAACGCCTACGAAGAAGGCCTGGGCGCCGGCTGGGCTCCTATCCAACGCTACTGGCACGCCCCGACCCAACAAAACCGTGACGCCCTGCACGACTTCCCCACCCCCGCCTCGATCAAGTGGCAGTACCTGGAAGGCGTGGCCGACAAAAGCTCGGTTTCACCCGATGGCTACACGCTGGAAGGGCTGCAAATATCCCGTCCAGGCAATGCCGACATCCAGCTCGACCTGGTGCTGGACTACGCCTCCAACGTAGCGATGTACCCGGCCTTCCAGTCGTACTTCCGCCAGTACCAGCCACCGCTGCTCGCGGTGTGGGGCAAGAACGACCCCTTCTTCCTGCCGGCCGGCGCCGAGGCGTGGAAGCGCGATATTCCCAAGGCGGATATTCGTTTTTATGACACCGGGCACTTTGCGCTGGAAACCCATGGGAAGGCGATCATCCCGGTTATACGGGCGTTCCTGGACAAGAACCTCCAGTAA
- a CDS encoding DUF6124 family protein has translation MYKVTPNPPNGPDLKLNQAAHRAIDHYLNAGAEPPGPPPPPSNTLFSVADDVSSEVLIANSYETFSSVTALLLDLSDELTGKQRDVALAIHQLSELGVLLVDKLMERELIADPQH, from the coding sequence ATGTACAAAGTCACGCCTAACCCTCCGAACGGTCCCGACCTGAAACTGAATCAGGCGGCGCATCGTGCGATTGATCACTACCTCAACGCGGGCGCCGAACCGCCAGGGCCGCCTCCTCCACCTTCGAATACGCTGTTCAGCGTTGCGGACGATGTCAGCAGTGAAGTGCTGATTGCCAATAGCTATGAGACTTTTTCTTCGGTGACTGCGTTGTTGCTGGACCTGTCGGATGAGCTGACGGGGAAGCAGCGGGATGTGGCGTTGGCGATTCACCAGTTGAGTGAGTTGGGGGTTTTGTTGGTGGATAAGTTGATGGAGCGGGAGCTGATAGCTGACCCTCAACACTAA
- a CDS encoding alpha/beta fold hydrolase produces the protein MKNTLASLLLLCLTAPAFAAETPVGFKTVPLPDALNNRPLELVVWYPAATTAKPTLIADNAVFIGAFAVPDAPPAAGEHPLVVLSHGYGGNWGKQVWLASALAHQGYIVAAVNHPGTTTKDRNPQTAAQLWQRPADLSRVIDAVLAQPKPFGAVVNGQIAAVGHSLGGWTVLEIAGARFDPELFSRDCSAHPKLGGCIGYQEMNPAGTPEGKARLAADLSDKRVTAIVSLDLGLSRGFTDASLAALPVPALVIAGGVPSEDMDPQLESADMVKRLPEATTKYVEISDATHFSFMSICKPGGMALIEESSPGDGMICRDGEGARPRAVIQQQVVGLISEFLGRKAPN, from the coding sequence GTGAAAAACACCCTCGCCTCCCTGCTATTGCTGTGCCTGACCGCTCCCGCCTTCGCCGCCGAAACCCCCGTCGGTTTCAAAACCGTCCCCCTGCCCGATGCGCTAAACAACCGACCACTCGAACTGGTCGTCTGGTACCCCGCCGCCACCACGGCCAAACCCACGCTGATCGCCGATAACGCGGTGTTTATCGGTGCCTTCGCCGTGCCCGACGCGCCGCCGGCTGCCGGTGAGCATCCGCTGGTGGTGCTCTCCCACGGTTATGGCGGTAACTGGGGCAAGCAGGTGTGGCTGGCCAGTGCGTTGGCGCATCAGGGTTACATCGTGGCGGCGGTTAACCACCCTGGCACCACCACCAAGGATCGCAACCCGCAAACCGCCGCGCAGTTATGGCAACGCCCGGCCGACCTGAGCCGCGTGATCGACGCGGTATTGGCCCAGCCGAAGCCATTTGGCGCGGTCGTGAATGGCCAGATTGCCGCCGTGGGCCATTCCCTTGGCGGCTGGACCGTGCTGGAAATCGCCGGGGCGCGCTTCGACCCCGAGCTGTTCAGCCGCGACTGCAGCGCCCACCCCAAGCTCGGCGGCTGCATTGGCTATCAGGAGATGAATCCCGCTGGCACGCCAGAAGGTAAAGCGCGCTTGGCGGCGGATTTGAGCGACAAGCGCGTCACCGCCATCGTGTCCCTGGACCTGGGCCTGTCGCGCGGCTTCACCGACGCCAGCCTGGCTGCGCTGCCGGTACCGGCGCTGGTGATTGCGGGGGGTGTGCCGTCGGAAGATATGGACCCGCAGTTGGAGTCCGCTGATATGGTCAAGCGCCTGCCTGAAGCAACGACGAAGTATGTGGAGATCAGCGACGCCACCCACTTCAGCTTTATGTCGATCTGCAAGCCGGGCGGCATGGCGTTGATTGAGGAGAGTTCGCCAGGCGACGGCATGATTTGCCGCGATGGTGAGGGGGCTCGGCCACGGGCGGTGATTCAGCAGCAGGTGGTGGGGCTGATCAGTGAGTTTTTGGGGCGCAAAGCGCCTAACTAA
- a CDS encoding helix-turn-helix transcriptional regulator — translation MDDLGFLIKNLRKAAGLSQSQLALRHGMSRATISGIENNTIPEVGIRKVAAILEGLGYELTATPKRRRKTLDELKAENVHD, via the coding sequence TTGGACGATTTAGGTTTCCTGATCAAAAACCTGCGAAAGGCAGCTGGCCTTTCCCAAAGCCAGCTCGCACTTCGGCACGGTATGAGTCGTGCAACCATCTCCGGAATCGAGAACAACACCATCCCCGAAGTGGGAATTCGCAAGGTGGCTGCGATCCTTGAAGGGTTAGGGTACGAGTTAACCGCGACACCTAAGCGTCGACGCAAAACGCTGGATGAACTGAAAGCAGAAAACGTCCATGACTAG
- a CDS encoding type II toxin-antitoxin system HipA family toxin — protein sequence MTRPSDRLHIGTSGVPAGILGRGEENQRDSVFSYNPAVTEKNAVSLTMPVRLESYIWAYGIHPLFEMHLPEGHLKAELVRRFSKSVRGFDDFTLLGIVGPHQLGRISVARATSDELLPEIKLSELLVYDGAKDLFDDLMKTYAAYSGVSGVQPKVLVRNVDDTNPDVARLTHRGATHLVKAFNDSDFAQLAANEFFCMRAAFHTGLEVPECQLSQQGKFLVVKRFDIGESAYLGFEDMCVLSGWGTDKKYDGSYQGCAKLIKTYVSPSLVTKALEDFFMMVALCAGIQNGDGHLKNFGLLYENCAEDADIWLAPAYDLVTTTVYQVNDIMGLLLGGSKAWPKRKMLVQFGRSSCSLTEARCNELLARVHSGMSRAMVELSEYRSTHPEFDVVGEKMTAAWATGLARSIEPA from the coding sequence ATGACTAGACCAAGCGATCGGCTGCACATCGGCACCAGCGGCGTGCCTGCCGGAATACTCGGGCGCGGCGAAGAAAACCAGCGCGATTCGGTGTTTTCGTATAACCCGGCAGTCACCGAAAAGAACGCGGTTTCCCTGACCATGCCGGTGCGCCTGGAGAGCTACATCTGGGCGTATGGCATCCATCCCCTGTTTGAGATGCATCTCCCCGAAGGCCACCTGAAAGCGGAGCTTGTGCGACGTTTCAGCAAGTCAGTGCGAGGCTTTGATGACTTCACATTGCTGGGTATCGTCGGCCCCCATCAACTGGGCCGCATCAGCGTCGCCCGAGCCACTTCGGATGAATTACTACCTGAAATAAAACTCTCCGAGCTGCTCGTGTATGACGGGGCGAAAGATCTGTTCGACGACCTGATGAAAACCTACGCAGCCTACTCAGGCGTTTCGGGCGTTCAGCCGAAGGTACTGGTGCGCAACGTTGACGATACGAATCCTGACGTTGCGCGTCTCACCCATCGGGGCGCTACGCACTTGGTGAAGGCCTTCAATGATTCAGACTTCGCGCAACTGGCCGCCAATGAGTTTTTCTGCATGCGCGCGGCATTTCATACAGGCCTTGAAGTGCCTGAATGCCAGTTGAGTCAGCAGGGTAAGTTTCTGGTGGTCAAACGGTTCGACATCGGTGAAAGCGCCTACCTTGGTTTTGAAGATATGTGCGTTTTATCCGGATGGGGGACAGATAAAAAGTACGACGGTAGCTACCAGGGTTGCGCGAAGTTGATCAAGACTTACGTCTCTCCTTCTCTTGTGACCAAGGCACTTGAGGACTTTTTTATGATGGTGGCGCTCTGCGCCGGCATACAAAATGGAGACGGGCACTTGAAGAATTTCGGCCTGCTCTATGAGAACTGCGCAGAAGACGCCGATATTTGGCTCGCGCCAGCTTACGACCTTGTGACGACCACGGTGTATCAAGTCAACGACATTATGGGTCTGTTGCTCGGCGGTTCAAAGGCTTGGCCAAAACGTAAGATGCTGGTCCAGTTCGGGCGCAGTTCGTGCAGTTTGACAGAAGCCCGTTGCAATGAATTGCTCGCCAGAGTCCACAGCGGTATGAGCCGTGCAATGGTGGAGCTTTCGGAGTATCGAAGCACCCACCCGGAGTTTGATGTTGTTGGGGAAAAGATGACCGCTGCATGGGCGACAGGGCTGGCGAGGAGTATTGAGCCGGCGTGA
- a CDS encoding DUF2569 domain-containing protein — protein sequence MQESKPLKGLGGWLIVVGLGLFIALARLGYALIAVYYPIFADGAFSTLTSSGPTMTNALWGAILISETLVNAVFIAAFGYLVYLFFCEHYLFPKVYIVTLIASAIYVPLDAWFSSLVLVDEPIFDYNTTKETVRGLVSTSIWVPYILFSKRVKATFVQRRPVAAQAPGPVSL from the coding sequence ATGCAAGAAAGTAAACCACTGAAGGGACTGGGCGGTTGGCTGATCGTGGTTGGGTTGGGCCTGTTTATAGCCTTGGCGCGTCTGGGTTATGCCCTTATCGCGGTGTATTACCCGATATTCGCAGATGGCGCGTTTAGTACCCTCACCTCATCCGGCCCGACGATGACTAACGCCCTGTGGGGCGCGATCCTGATATCAGAAACCCTCGTCAATGCAGTCTTTATCGCGGCCTTTGGTTATTTGGTTTACCTGTTCTTCTGCGAACACTATTTATTCCCCAAGGTTTATATCGTCACGCTCATCGCCTCGGCTATTTACGTTCCACTTGATGCATGGTTCAGCTCGCTTGTTCTGGTGGATGAACCCATATTCGACTACAACACGACCAAGGAAACCGTCCGCGGATTGGTGTCCACCTCGATCTGGGTCCCCTACATACTGTTCTCCAAAAGGGTCAAGGCAACGTTTGTCCAACGCCGGCCGGTTGCGGCGCAAGCGCCTGGCCCCGTCAGCCTTTGA